CGCCCGGACGAACCAGGGTTCCAGGTCCGCCGTGATCGTCAGCTCCGGGCCGCGCAGCCGCGCCCTGCGCAGGGCCGCCTCCACGGTGTCCTGGAGCGCCACGACCTCCACCCGGTCGCCCGCGTGCGCCTCGTCCGACCGGGACAGCGTCTGGAGGTCGCCGATGAGCGCCGCCAGTTCGGTCATCTGCGCGGTCACGGAGGCGAGCAGCGCCTTGCGGTCCGCCGGGGGGATCGGCCGGCCCGTCTCCTCGCTCCGGGTGAGGAGTTCGATGTTCGTCCGCAACGAGGTCAACGGCGTCCGCAGCTCGTGCCCGGCGTCGGCGATGAGCTGCTGCTGCAACTCGCGTGAGCTGGCGAGGGAGGCGGTCATCGAGTTGAACGACTCCGAGAGCCGCGCGATCTCGTCGTTTCCCTCGACCGGGATCCGGACGGTGAGGTCTTCCGTCCGGGCGACGTGCTCGACGGTCTCGGTGAGCTTGTCGACCGGGCGAAGCCCGGCCCGAGCCACCCAGAGCCCAGCGGCACCGGCGCCGAGAACTCCGATGCCGCCGACGAGGAGAAGGACCAGGGCCAACTCGTTCAAGGTGGCATTGGTGCCTTTGAGGGGGACGGCGTACATGGTCGCCGCGTCCTTGATGATCGTCGTGGTGCCGTCCGGATTGGAGATCATCAAGGGGACGGTCAGGACCCGGACCGGGTTGCCCTTGGTGTCGGTACCGTCCCGGAAGGTGCCGTGACCGGCCACGGGGTTCTTGGCGAAGTCCGTGTCGCTGCCGGCGACCTCGATCTTGCCCGGTGATACGGAGGCGACGCAGGACTCACCGTCCGCCGTGACCACCTGGAGGTAGGACTCGAACTGCGCCCGGAATCCGCCGGCGTCGGTCGGCGACTGTCCGGACGGGTCGACCTCGGAGCCGTTGCAGTTGCTGATGGTGCTCACCAGCTTTCCGCCCTGAGGACGGTTGGCCGAGGACTGCAACTCATTGTTCAGTTCGTCGTACAGCTTGCCCTGGACGATGAACCAGCACGTCACCGACACCGCCGCCACCGCGAACGCCACCGCTGCCGCTACCAGGAGGGCGAGCCGGGAACGCAGGGGCAGCGACCTGAACCGGCGGAACAGTCCTTTCACTCCGCGCCGCCCGACCGCAGCACGTACCCCACGCCCCGCACCGTGTGGACGAGGCGCGGCTCGCCGCCTGCCTCCGTCTTGCGGCGGAGGTACATCACGTACACGTCGAGGGAGTTCGACGACGGTTCGAAGTCGAAGCCCCAGACGGCCTTCAGGATCTGCTCGCGGGTGAGGACCTGGCGCGGGTGGGCGAGGAACATCTCCAGGAGCGTGAACTCG
The window above is part of the Streptomyces sp. NBC_01428 genome. Proteins encoded here:
- a CDS encoding HAMP domain-containing sensor histidine kinase, whose amino-acid sequence is MKGLFRRFRSLPLRSRLALLVAAAVAFAVAAVSVTCWFIVQGKLYDELNNELQSSANRPQGGKLVSTISNCNGSEVDPSGQSPTDAGGFRAQFESYLQVVTADGESCVASVSPGKIEVAGSDTDFAKNPVAGHGTFRDGTDTKGNPVRVLTVPLMISNPDGTTTIIKDAATMYAVPLKGTNATLNELALVLLLVGGIGVLGAGAAGLWVARAGLRPVDKLTETVEHVARTEDLTVRIPVEGNDEIARLSESFNSMTASLASSRELQQQLIADAGHELRTPLTSLRTNIELLTRSEETGRPIPPADRKALLASVTAQMTELAALIGDLQTLSRSDEAHAGDRVEVVALQDTVEAALRRARLRGPELTITADLEPWFVRAEPSALERAIVNILDNAVKFSPPGGTVDVRLHAGELSVRDHGPGIPTDELPHVFDRFWRSPDARALPGSGLGLSIVARTVQQAGGEVSLRPAEDGGTIATVRLPGAPAAPPELP